From the Ciconia boyciana chromosome 28, ASM3463844v1, whole genome shotgun sequence genome, one window contains:
- the RPS9 gene encoding small ribosomal subunit protein uS4, producing MPVARSWVCRKTYVTPRRPFEKSRLDQELKLIGEYGLRNKREVWRVKFTLAKIRKAARELLTLDEKDPRRLFEGNALLRRLVRIGVLDEGKMKLDYILGLKIEDFLERRLQTQVFKLGLAKSIHHARVLIRQRHIRVRKQVVNIPSFIVRLDSQKHIDFSLRSPYGGPPGRVKRKNAKKGQGARGGEDEEED from the exons ATGCCGGTTGCCCGGAGCTGGGTTTGCCGCAAAACCTACGTCACCCCTCGCCGTCCCTTCGAGAAATCCCGCCTCGACCAGGAGCTGAAGCTCATCG GGGAGTATGGGCTGCGGAACAAGCGGGAGGTCTGGCGGGTCAAGTTCACCCTGGCCAAGATCCGGAAGGCGGCGCGGGAGCTGCTCACCCTCGACGAGAAGGACCCGCGACGCCTCTTCGAGG GGAACGCGCTGCTGCGGCGCCTGGTGCGCATCGGGGTGCTGGACGAGGGGAAGATGAAGCTCGATTACATCCTGGGGCTGAAGATCGAGGATTTCCTCGAGCGCCGTCTCCAGACCCAGGTCTTCAAGCTGGGCCTGGCCAAGTCCATCCACCACGCCCGCGTCCTCATCCGCCAGCGCCACATCCG gGTGCGGAAGCAGGTGGTGAACATCCCCTCCTTCATCGTGCGCCTGGACTCGCAGAAGCACATCGACTTCTCGCTCCGCTCCCCGTACGGGGGGCCGCCCGGCCGCGTCAAGCGCAAGAACGCCAAGAAGGGGcagggggcgcgggggggcgaggacgaggaggaggactga